In the genome of Pseudoliparis swirei isolate HS2019 ecotype Mariana Trench chromosome 3, NWPU_hadal_v1, whole genome shotgun sequence, one region contains:
- the hunk gene encoding hormonally up-regulated neu tumor-associated kinase homolog A isoform X1: MPVADSNMVVDSSHGGYEGKAPNGAGSDSILPASCSPAAEMLKNFYHTKRVGNYLIGRKLGEGSFAKVREGLHALTGEKVAVKVIDKRKAKKDSYVTKNLRREGNIQQMIRHPNITQLLDILETDNSYYLVMELCPGGNLMNRIYDQKRLDERETQKYIRQLVLAVEHLHRAGVVHRDLKIENLLLDEQNNIKLIDFGLSNCAGILGYSDPFSTQCGSPAYAAPELLARKKYGPKVDVWSIGVNMYAMLTGNLPFTVEPFSLRALHQKMVDKEMNPLPPSLSSAAICLLKKLLEPDPNKRPNIHQVMADSWLQLANRNTGAPYLNRIHIEEINHTVLLHMTEKMAYKHSEVLGAVLTNRACHTLAVYFLLNKKMKRLSKEYREMQFQEKKKGEKQKCEFYQTQWRKHVDKLTIPPKQTPVYLAVAKGPSKEKKHRTGLLRAITGGHRNSPLAPPGTVASSSMEYLEIQPVYSNTPKQRRRLATLPQVNTSPEHNIPAPPAPSPIGMHSYDSLSKAEQVEDAPASASSPWYKLTNGTLSPPRHVSAFQPDSSYLKKATVPSPPVLIVNPQPKKSASSDWGGSSDTSGSPPSTMGSPPGGSAFSPPKSAFSPLKPTSAFSTPSSSSDPDSPTHRSKFPSMGIGLLLKKKVRLQRFSFRPEQVLEEVVSPPPYPMQTHLCASGALKTLC, from the exons ATGCCAGTTGCAGACAGCAACATGGTCGTAGACAGCAGCCACGGGGGTTATGAGGGTAAAGCCCCAAACGGTGCCGGGAGTGACAGCATCCTCCCGGCCTCGTGCAGTCCTGCGGCGGAAATGCTGAAGAACTTTTACCACACCAAACGGGTCGGGAACTATCTGATCGGGAGGAAGCTGGGAGAAGGCTCGTTCGCCAAAGTTAGAGAAGGTCTCCATGCGCTGACTGGGGAGAAG GTGGCGGTGAAGGTAATCGACAAGCGGAAGGCCAAGAAAGACTCGTACGTGACCAAGAACCTGCGGAGGGAAGGCAACATCCAGCAGATGATCCGCCACCCCAACATCACGCAGCTGCTGGACATCCTGGAGACGGACAACAGCTACTACCTGGTGATGGAGCTGTGCCCCGGAGGGAACCTCATGAACCGCATCTACGACCAGAAACGCCTGGACGAGCGGGAGACTCAGAAGTACATCCGGCAGTTGGTGCTGGCCGTTGAACACCTGCACAGAGCAGGAGTAGTGCACAg GGATCTGAAGATAGAAAACCTCCTGTTGGATGAGCAGAACAACATAAAGCTCATAG ATTTCGGCCTCAGTAACTGCGCCGGTATCTTGGGATACTCTGACCCGTTCAGCACCCAGTGTGGAAGTCCAGCCTACGCCGCCCCAGAGCTGCTCGCCAGGAAGAAGTACGGGCCCAAGGTGGACGTCTGGTCCAT CGGTGTGAACATGTACGCCATGTTGACCGGGAACCTGCCGTTCACCGTGGAGCCCTTCAGCCTCCGAGCCCTCCACCAGAAGATGGTGGACAAGGAGATGAACCCTCTACCTCCCTCACTCTCCTCAG ctgCTATCTGTCTTCTGAAGAAGCTTCTTGAGCCAGATCCCAACAAGCGTCCCAACATCCATCAGGTGATGGCTGATTCCTGGCTACAGCTGGCCAACAGGAACACTGGGGCACCGTACCTCAACAG GATTCACATTGAGGAGATAAACCACACGGTGTTGCTGCACATGACGGAGAAGATGGCCTACAAGCACAGCGAGGTGCTGGGCGCCGTCCTCACCAACCGGGCCTGCCACACGCTGGCCGTCTACTTCCTCCTCaacaagaagatgaagagaCTCTCTAAAGAGTACAGG GAGATGCAGttccaagaaaaaaagaaaggcgagAAGCAGAAATGCGAATTCTACCAGACCCAGTGGCGGAAGCACGTGGACAAGCTCACCATCCCCCCCAAGCAGACGCCCGTCTACCTGGCTGTTGCCAAGGGGCCCAGCAAGGAGAAGAAACACCGAACAG GTCTGTTGCGGGCCATAACTGGGGGTCATCGTAATTCCCCTCTAGCGCCGCCGGGCACCGTCGCCTCTTCCTCCATGGAGTACCTGGAGATCCAACCCGTCTACTCCAACACCCCGAAGCAACGGCGGCGCTTGGCCACGCTGCCGCAAGTCAACACGAGCCCAGAACACAACATCCCGGCCCCGCCGGCGCCGTCGCCGATCGGCATGCACTCCTACGACTCGCTCTCCAAAGCGGAGCAAGTCGAAGACGCCCccgcctccgcctcctcgcCCTGGTACAAGCTGACCAACGGGACCCTGTCGCCGCCGCGCCACGTCTCCGCCTTCCAGCCCGACTCTTCGTACCTGAAGAAGGCGACGGTCCCCAGTCCCCCCGTGCTCATCGTCAACCCGCAGCCCAAGAAGAGCGCGTCGTCGGACTGGGGCGGTTCCTCCGACACCAGCGGCAGCCCTCCCAGCACGATGGGAAGCCCCCCGGGCGGCTCGGCGTTCAGCCCTCCCAAGTCGGCCTTCAGCCCCCTCAAACCCACCTCGGCGTTCAGCACTCCTTCCAGCAGCAGCGACCCCGACAGCCCGACGCACCGCAGCAAGTTCCCGTCCATGGGAATCGGACTGCTGCTCAAGAAGAAGGTCCGGCTGCAGCGGTTCTCTTTCCGGCCGGAGCAGGTCCTCGAGGAAGTGGTGTCCCCGCCGCCTTACCCCATGCAAACGCATCTCTGTGCTTCCGGCGCACTCAAGACCCTCTGCTGA
- the hunk gene encoding hormonally up-regulated neu tumor-associated kinase homolog isoform X2, translating into MIRHPNITQLLDILETDNSYYLVMELCPGGNLMNRIYDQKRLDERETQKYIRQLVLAVEHLHRAGVVHRDLKIENLLLDEQNNIKLIDFGLSNCAGILGYSDPFSTQCGSPAYAAPELLARKKYGPKVDVWSIGVNMYAMLTGNLPFTVEPFSLRALHQKMVDKEMNPLPPSLSSAAICLLKKLLEPDPNKRPNIHQVMADSWLQLANRNTGAPYLNRIHIEEINHTVLLHMTEKMAYKHSEVLGAVLTNRACHTLAVYFLLNKKMKRLSKEYREMQFQEKKKGEKQKCEFYQTQWRKHVDKLTIPPKQTPVYLAVAKGPSKEKKHRTGLLRAITGGHRNSPLAPPGTVASSSMEYLEIQPVYSNTPKQRRRLATLPQVNTSPEHNIPAPPAPSPIGMHSYDSLSKAEQVEDAPASASSPWYKLTNGTLSPPRHVSAFQPDSSYLKKATVPSPPVLIVNPQPKKSASSDWGGSSDTSGSPPSTMGSPPGGSAFSPPKSAFSPLKPTSAFSTPSSSSDPDSPTHRSKFPSMGIGLLLKKKVRLQRFSFRPEQVLEEVVSPPPYPMQTHLCASGALKTLC; encoded by the exons ATGATCCGCCACCCCAACATCACGCAGCTGCTGGACATCCTGGAGACGGACAACAGCTACTACCTGGTGATGGAGCTGTGCCCCGGAGGGAACCTCATGAACCGCATCTACGACCAGAAACGCCTGGACGAGCGGGAGACTCAGAAGTACATCCGGCAGTTGGTGCTGGCCGTTGAACACCTGCACAGAGCAGGAGTAGTGCACAg GGATCTGAAGATAGAAAACCTCCTGTTGGATGAGCAGAACAACATAAAGCTCATAG ATTTCGGCCTCAGTAACTGCGCCGGTATCTTGGGATACTCTGACCCGTTCAGCACCCAGTGTGGAAGTCCAGCCTACGCCGCCCCAGAGCTGCTCGCCAGGAAGAAGTACGGGCCCAAGGTGGACGTCTGGTCCAT CGGTGTGAACATGTACGCCATGTTGACCGGGAACCTGCCGTTCACCGTGGAGCCCTTCAGCCTCCGAGCCCTCCACCAGAAGATGGTGGACAAGGAGATGAACCCTCTACCTCCCTCACTCTCCTCAG ctgCTATCTGTCTTCTGAAGAAGCTTCTTGAGCCAGATCCCAACAAGCGTCCCAACATCCATCAGGTGATGGCTGATTCCTGGCTACAGCTGGCCAACAGGAACACTGGGGCACCGTACCTCAACAG GATTCACATTGAGGAGATAAACCACACGGTGTTGCTGCACATGACGGAGAAGATGGCCTACAAGCACAGCGAGGTGCTGGGCGCCGTCCTCACCAACCGGGCCTGCCACACGCTGGCCGTCTACTTCCTCCTCaacaagaagatgaagagaCTCTCTAAAGAGTACAGG GAGATGCAGttccaagaaaaaaagaaaggcgagAAGCAGAAATGCGAATTCTACCAGACCCAGTGGCGGAAGCACGTGGACAAGCTCACCATCCCCCCCAAGCAGACGCCCGTCTACCTGGCTGTTGCCAAGGGGCCCAGCAAGGAGAAGAAACACCGAACAG GTCTGTTGCGGGCCATAACTGGGGGTCATCGTAATTCCCCTCTAGCGCCGCCGGGCACCGTCGCCTCTTCCTCCATGGAGTACCTGGAGATCCAACCCGTCTACTCCAACACCCCGAAGCAACGGCGGCGCTTGGCCACGCTGCCGCAAGTCAACACGAGCCCAGAACACAACATCCCGGCCCCGCCGGCGCCGTCGCCGATCGGCATGCACTCCTACGACTCGCTCTCCAAAGCGGAGCAAGTCGAAGACGCCCccgcctccgcctcctcgcCCTGGTACAAGCTGACCAACGGGACCCTGTCGCCGCCGCGCCACGTCTCCGCCTTCCAGCCCGACTCTTCGTACCTGAAGAAGGCGACGGTCCCCAGTCCCCCCGTGCTCATCGTCAACCCGCAGCCCAAGAAGAGCGCGTCGTCGGACTGGGGCGGTTCCTCCGACACCAGCGGCAGCCCTCCCAGCACGATGGGAAGCCCCCCGGGCGGCTCGGCGTTCAGCCCTCCCAAGTCGGCCTTCAGCCCCCTCAAACCCACCTCGGCGTTCAGCACTCCTTCCAGCAGCAGCGACCCCGACAGCCCGACGCACCGCAGCAAGTTCCCGTCCATGGGAATCGGACTGCTGCTCAAGAAGAAGGTCCGGCTGCAGCGGTTCTCTTTCCGGCCGGAGCAGGTCCTCGAGGAAGTGGTGTCCCCGCCGCCTTACCCCATGCAAACGCATCTCTGTGCTTCCGGCGCACTCAAGACCCTCTGCTGA